TGTTTATTGATTGCCTGtctctccaaaataaaatataagctcaGGAATTCTGTTTCATTTGCTGCTATACATCTATCACCTAGAAGAGCACTTGGCACACagttggcactcagtaaatatttgctcttgaataaacaaataaatatcagCATACCAAAGATAAAGATAACATAAGCAggaaaaataacttaaatgtgCTTATCCTATTTACCTATCCATTTAACCAGGACAACAAgccagctatttttttttttttttgttagccTGAAACAGTCTACGTCTGTGTAgctaaaaacaagaacaacaaaagacTTGGCTTTAAAGGGGGCCCTTTTGTAGAGTCAGTCCTTCCCGGCTTTGTTTGTAACCTTTCTGAGGCAGCACTGGTAACATCTGGCATTGATAGGAAATCCTCAGAATTTCCAAGAGCGTGAAATCAGTTGATTAAAATGAACACACTGGCAAAACCAATAAAAAGAAGTGATCATGGAAATTTTGTTCTGGGAATGGACTACTAGTGGCTTAGAATCCTACTGATTAATTCTTCCATATGCCTTTGGGTATTAATATCTGTTAAAGAGTCAATCTTCTTTGAATTCTGGCTGGGTTAAAAGCAAAACATCTACATAAATGCTTAAAGTCAGATGTGTTTctgcttttaaatgtatttgcaaTAGTGTTCACGGAACTAGATCTTAAAAATCTgtcacttgttaaaaaaaaaaaaaaaaaaaaaaaggaaaaaaagaaatttaatcaaatgtatatattcattcctcttctaggaatttaGAGTGAAACTAGTTATGAGGCATCCTTGAGAGAATTGAGGAGATAGTCACTCAaatcattttttgtgtttttggttgAGAAAGACATGACTATACTAGTGGGACTATACTGACATTATTACCAGGCACAGCTCTAGTCTTTAAGACTTGAAATTGGAAACTTTTATTCAGCTTTAAAGGCTTGCCTTCTCTAGACATCCTCTGCTCTGAAGACCTTTTAATTGACTTGGTTGACTCTCATCTCCTTGCTGTACAAACATATATTGTTAGCTGTATTgcaattatttctttgttttttacccTAACTGATTGCATGAATATATCTTACAAGTGAGACATTTTAACTAAGTACTGTGGAAGTACAGAAAAGGAATTGATGAGATTGAAAGGTCTCCACAGAAAAATGGGATAAGATTTTAAGAGGGGCAGATGAAGGAATGGGGAGcaggaagagacaggaaaaaaggaggaagggacaaCTCAAGTGCTGACAGTGATAAACATGCTTACTCAAGTTTTAAGTCTTATACCACATTCCTGCTTCTCTTaatttcctttagctctttgctTGAACCTGCTACGACCATCATTCCCGCGCACTTTTACTTTGCTATAAACCATTATCCATTaccttttaaatctttcttctaCTCCTACCCAACCCTACAAGCTGATTCAACGCTTTGATGGGCAGATGACTCATGCTCCAGTAAAGAGTAACATAAAGTGTTAAGTGTTTGCAGTAATGACAGAAAGGTAAATCATTTTCAAATGGTATCAATATAGTAATACTAAGTTTGTCTAGAATTTAATAAGTTTTCCTGTTAGGCTAAAAgatctttttatataaaataaacatattctatcaagataaattataaatattttctcaagctGAGAAAGTTTTGTTTCTATATCTAAATAGAAAATTTATCATTAACAGGCTTGAGAAAAAtccaaaatgagaaaactgttTTCATAGGTATAAATTTGAGATGGAAAAAGGCCCTGAAGAAACACTTCTCATCAAGGCAAACATCTGCTGcattcaaaatgaataaaataaatttagaatatttttcttacatttaaaaatttcactgtTCCACACTTTCTTTTAAACTTGAACATATTTATTTCACATACTTTCTCATCCAATTTTTTTGCATATCTCATATTCTCAATGTTATTTTAGGTACAACTCCAATTATGGCCATCAAAACTTTTAATGAGAGAATACTTTAAAGTTTTGAACAATTCCTCTTTGATCAGTTTATAGTAAAAGAACATAGTATCTTGtttgtgttttggaaaaaaaaggtcTTTTAGAGAAGAATGCTATAGAAATATAAAggaagggctttttttttaatgtttaatcttGACAGcatgataaaatattaacaaagttCTTCTCATACAATGAGACTCCTGGCTTAAGCAAAGAATAATTCTTGTACATATACAAACTGGTTTCAAAATTAGAAATCCTTAAacataaagaatgaaaagtgaCTTCTTGATTTGTTATACCTAAGAGTGAAAAAACCCAACCTAAAAGCTTAAGCATTCAAAGAATTGGAATCAGATATACAAACAGGAAAGCACCTTTGAACAGTCCAACTCCCTCGCTGTACAGCCAAGAAGCTAGAATCCTAGAAAGGTCAAGTGAATGCCTATTAAGCTTCTCTGATTCTCTGCTTCTGCTCTTAACACAACACTTTCTtactttcctatttaaaataaaaatagaggacttccctggtggcgcagtggttaagaatccatctgccaatgcaggggacacgggttcaagccctggtctgggaagatcccacatgctatggagcaactaagcccgtgcgccacaactactgagcctgcgctctagagcccgcaagccacaactactgagcctgcatgccacaactactgaagcccgtgcacctagaggccatgctccacaacaagagaagccactgcaatgagaagcccgcgcactgcaacaaagagtagcccctgctcgccgcaactagagaaagaccacgcatagcaacgaagacccaatgcagccaaatataaataaataaaataaattaattaaaaagaaaaagtaaaaaggacaGAATAAccccaaaaattaaataaataaataaatacacagattaACATTTAATTGCCTACATACACACATCTTAACTGCATTTATAAAGAATCTACATTAGCAACTAATAGTTTAAGATTCCTTTTAGGCTATTCAtagaaaaaaactttcaaaatatttctgatttaCAGATACTTCAGTGGAATAGCCTACAGGATTTGCTAATCCTTCATTTCTTTAGACTGTGGTTTCTTACCTGTTCTTAGTCATATTCTTGTTTGAGAATCTAATCAAAGCCACAAGACCTGTCCCCAGGAGAATGTATACAACAGGAGTTTCAGTGATTTTAAGGTCATCAGGTGAGATCCTTTGCACTATATTGTCAAATTTGCTTCAGCATAAACCAAACTACCGCATATATTTGGACTATcttaatcttccaacaaagaataCATTTTCCCAGAACCACAATTTGACATTGGGTGCTTTTCCTAAATTGAGGGCCAACAAGAAATGGCACACGTTCTACCATTAGAACACAATCTGCTGTGGTTCATGTGTAAAGATTCACAATGTATTTCTGAGATAAAGCAAAGATTTTCCCTTGACaacatggaacattttctttcattaaatgaAAACTACATAATCTACTATATTTCCCTTTTCTGCCTTGTGTCAAATGCAGCAGTTCCCCTTAGCCTAGATTTTTCTGCCCTTCTCACACTGCTCCTCCCACCGTTCTCTTGCCCATGTTGTACTGGCTTTTATCCTTTCACTAATGTGTTAATGAATttgtgttttaagatttttatttattgctttttgcaaacatttattacattcaaaatgaataatttttaggaTAATGGATATgaataatatttagaataattttcctcacatttctcacatttaaaaactttaactGTTCCACactgactttctttttaaacttcttaaatgtaggtaaaatttctataaaataaaaatcttaaatatttagtTCCGTCAGTTTggacagttttaaaattataatctgcTTTAAATCCTTTTTGGAAGCAAGAAGGgtataaatcaataaatagttGATTCATTCATGACTTGATCTGTGTCTGTCTGGCAGGGGAAACTGGTGGGACTAGAAGTAAGACAAGGTAAGACACCATAACAACTATACAGACAAGAGTAACAGGGTTAGTCTAAAAAGATAgcagagagaataaaaaaggGACAAGATAAAACTGGTATTACTATCAAGGCTAGAAATAaccaatatgaaaaagaatagaaaggaagaatggCTGAGGAGCCCACTTTACACATTATTTGTTTATAACGGGTGTTCAACAAAgcctattttgttttgttttgttttgtttgatgcAAAATTgcccatgttttatttattttttttaacatctttattggagtataattgctttacaatggtgtgttagtttctgctttatatccaagtgaatcagccatacatatacatatatccccatatcccctccctcttgcatctccctcccaccctccctatcccacccctctaggtggtcacaaagcaccaagctgatctccctgtgctacgtggctgcttcccactagctattttacatttggtagtgtatatatgtccatgccactctctcactttgtcccagcttacccttcccactccctgtgtcctcaagtccattctctacatctgcatctttattcctgtcctgcccctaggttcttcagaaccacttttttttttttagattccacatatatgtgttagcatacagtatatgtttttctttctgacttacttcactctatatgacagaccaAAACCTATTTTCAATCAGGTATGAAAAAGTCAGATTTCTTGCCTTCCCAAAGCCACAGCTGTAGCAGAAATTTAGATAAGAACTCAGAAGTTACTCAAATCCTTAAACTTATAATAGTTAACAGAATACTCTCTCTCAAACtgataacaaaaaaaattagttacACAACTAAAACACAACTATACCATTACTATAGTGATGAATAAAACATGTACTTTATAGGCTAGCTGGTTATTGACCTGGCTTCTTGATGTAATAAAAATCTGTAAAGTGATGAGTTATATAATGAGATTCATCAAATTTCAAATCAGCTGTAGTTATTTCACCCCCTAAAAAAACTTATTCAAGAAACCAACTGATTCCCAGACTTAACTTTTAGAAGTAAACAAATCTCACACTAAACTGGTTTGGTCTCTATCAAATACAAAAGCAACTATTAAATATCCTCGAGTCCTTGGATTCATTTAATATCCTCGAGTCCTTGGACTCATTTAACTCCCTTTTGTAAGTAGTTACTCTACGATTCTCAGATCTTAACCTAAGGAATTTTAAAGGTATCTAATTTCACTTTGGCTCCTTAATTAGAAGTCAAATTAAATGTCTTGAAAAATCTAGCATTCAATGATCTTCTTCCTGTTAAAACACACAGCCCTTCTGCTATTGCTCTTCCTCAGTAGAAACAACTCTCAATAAAATTCCAGTTTATCAGTATAATTCATGCCTCAGCAAACATGTGAGTATCCACTAAGGGTCGAGCATTGTGTAAAACTGGAAATACAAACATATACTAATATACTGATAATAACAAAAAGTTTAATTCAATGAACTGTGATCTCTCTATTTTTAAGCACCAGTAACTCAAACATGAAAAAACTACAAATGAACAGTTAAGTGAGTATTAAGTCAAGTGAATGACATCATCAATATGTGGAAGAATATTCCAAAGTAGAATTAGTACATTTTATGGTACAATGCCATATTCAAAATGAAGGTAAAAGTAAACGAAGTCAGGGCATATAACTGcttaaatttcattatttaatgaTGACTAGAGAAGAGATTATCAATCTGAAAGTCAATTACTGAGAAACTATAGCAGAAATTTTTCTCCAGTGAGAACACAAGCTCATTAACTACTCTCTTCATTACTGTTCACTCTAGATTTCCACCTGTCTTCTTACATGAACACACACTACCTCTTTTCCATACCAACGTGATACAAAGAAATTCAGCCCTTTAAGGTTTTAAGTTTCTTGGTTGTAAGTAATACTCATATTTTTTTGTGTCACTTGATTATAGGTAAATTTCCtactcaaaacaacaaaaatagattATAATTCAGGGGGGATTcatcaacaaacaacaaaagttgCTAACCATGAGAGTGAAGCCGAAATTAAAAAGGTACAAAATCAGCACAAAACATGTTACtgaaaaatattagttttaaattAGCTAAgtaatttatgaaagaaaaataaattgctcTTAAATTTCTCAAATTTCCTTAATTGATACCCGAAAGGGCTTCAGCCCAAATAAAAccaaactagaaaataataacagtaaaccACAAATGGATATAGCCTTTTCTGAAAaatggtaatttaaaataaaagaaacatgtaTGTGTCCACAGGTTGTGATATCCTCAATCCCTGAGGAAATAACATCTACATTCAACTATCCCTTTCCCACACatactttcttctgatttcttcgggctttaaaaaatgagtatactttaaatatatagagagaaactACTCACATGagcttttaaatgaaaacaaaatctgacCCATATTCCAATACATAGTTAATGTCATATTAAGAGGGGTaaagggagggctggagggaatTAAAATTCCAAACCTAAAATTTAGCCAAGTagtataacttttattttccaaaatttatttcagtgaatttagggaaaaaaatttttgtttaaaaagacacAATTTTGTTCTGTAAGATTAATACCACAccaaacataaacattttaaaatttattctttgatctgcctgctaatgcaggagacatggattcgagccctggtccgggaagatcccacatgctgcacagcaactaagcccatgcaccacaaccactgagtctgtgctctagagcccgcgagctgcaactactgagcccatgcgcaacaactactgagcccgcctgctgcaactactgaagcccgcgtgcctagagcccatgctctgcaacaagagaagccaccacaatgagaagcacgcgcactgtgatgaagagtagctccctgctcgccgcaactagagaaagcctgctcgcagcaatgaagacccaacacggccaaaaataaataaataaataaatttattaaaaaataaaataaaatttattctttggtggaagtgatttaaaaaattgtaagtgctataaaatattaatttaattttataggaaAGAGGTAAGAATGTGAGAAAATTGTTTATCAAAAAGTAAGGAGATCCAGCATTGGAGCCACTCACAatcatgagaattaaattaaatcttgAGGAGCAATTATGGAAAACAGAAGCCAAGAGTGGCAAAACTTGGTCTCTCAACTCAAATCCTTTTTATAACTAAAGattcaatttctctcttttactaaacagatttttaaaatgtcatattaaGATATCACCAACAATTTCAgtttataaatacacatacacattttagtTCCAAAAAAAAGTCATATCCCAAACACAAAAGCAATCACATACTGATTTTTGTCCTCTTTCAATTACTACtaccaaaatgaaagaaagaataaaaagaaaaaaaaaagaaaagaaagaaaactccctGAGAGGTGGCCAACATTCCAGAGGCATTTCTGCATAAAAAGAGGTAATGGGCAGACTGCTCAGCTAAACAGTCAGTGGCCCTTTGCAAGCCTCCGAGGTGTATTCCCAGCAGACACGTTATCAGATTAAAGGAACTGCAAACAAACTGGGCTGAAACCTTTCTTTGTCCAAGTCCAGCCTCTTCTTCCTGTGATGTCATATTACAAATCTAGCacgcctttctttttctcttcagagAAAGCCCATCTCACAATACAGCTGGCAACTGAGGAAAAGGCCTTGATTCAGCAAGAGCTAACACGCTCAGGAATTTATTTCGGAACCTTTGAAAGACTCCTCTGCTTACCACCATCTGGGATCCACTGCAGGAATACGGAAAACGAAAACTTCATTTAGAAGGAGCAAGAAGTAAATGAGACCGAACTGGGAATGTTTAAGTCTCTGAAACTTTGCgttgaaaagcaaaataagattGCTAACTTTAGCTTAAACATTCTGGAGCATAAAGAAACTTCCATTTTGGAATATTCATCTTAGCAACTGAAACAGAAGTTTACCAGACGAGTAGTTTTCTTCCATCTCAGAACacagcttttatttaaaatttataatccaATGGGTTGGCTTCACTGACTGCGTTTTTTAAACGTAGCCCTGGAATCACGGATTTTCTGgagatttgaaaatgaaaatattttcttattgaagaACCAAGTGGAAACTTTACAGCAACAAATTTCATGTCTcttttggaggaaaaagaaatatttataaaatcacgCAAAGATCTAAAGGATTTGCAAATACACTGGAGGTTATAAAGGGGTCACAGTCTGAATACTAAAGGAGACTGCAGCTGACCAAAGGACTTCAACACTGTAAACTGGACGTGCCTTTATAATGGTAAGCAATAACAGCTCCCACTGCGTCTACGATGACTCCTTTAAGTACACTTTGTACGGGTGCATGTTTAGTATGGTGTTTGTGCTTGGGTTAATATCCAACTGTGTTGCCATATACATTTTCATCTGCACTCTCAAAGTGCGAAATGAAACAACAACATATATGATTAACTTGGCAATGTCAGACTTGCTTTTCGTTTTTACTTTACCCTTCAGGATATTTTACTTTGCAACACGGAATTGGCCATTTGGAGATTTACTTTGTAAAATTTCAGTGATGCTGTTTTATACCAACATGTACGGAAGCATTCTGTTCTTAACCTGTATTAGTGCCGACCGATTTCTGGCAATCGTCTACCCATTTAAGTCAAAGACTCTAAGAACCAAACGAAATGCAAAAGTCGTTTGCATTGCTGTATGGTTAACTGTGATGGGAGGAAGTGCACCAGCAGTTTTTTTTCAGTCTACCCACTCTCAGGGTAACAATACCTCAGAAGCCTGCTTTGAAAATTTCCCAGAAGCCACATGGAAAACATATCTCTCAAGGATTGTAATTTTCATCGAAATAGTGGGATTTTTTATTCCTCTAATTTTAAACGTAACTTGTTCTAGTATGGTGCTAAGAACTTTAAATAAACCTCTTACATTAAgtagaagcaaaataaacaaaactaaggttttaagaatgatttttgtacatttggtcatattctgtttctgtttcgtgcCTTACAACATCAaccttattttatattctcttatGAGAACACAGACGTTTGTTAATTGCTCAGCAGCAACAGCGGTAAGGACCATGTACCCAATCACTCTCTGCATTGCTGTTTTAAACTGTTGCTTTGACCCTATAGTTTACTACTTCACGTCAGACACGATTCagaattcaataaaaatgaaaaactggtCTACCAGGAGAAGCGACTCCAGATTCTCTGAAGTTCAAGGCACAGAGAACTTTATTCAACATAACCTACAGACcctaaaaaataagatatttgacAACGAATCTACAATATAAGCTGCCTTAAATAAAACCACTGGGACAGAACCTCCAAGTTCCTTCAACTGTGAAAAGTGTTTTCTTGGACAACTATTTCTCCACctctgaaacaaaataaacatgtggacattttaaaatttttagttttaaaaaaatgtatttgatgtgtTAAGCATTAAAATGTATTCTACTCTTGTATatactccattttatttttctgagccaTTTTGATTTATACCTTCctcttcattaaaaaagaaaaaaaatccctaaagttGTTCAAACTCTAAAAGTAACTATGATGTAAGTCATGTGGTGACCATCTGTATGGTCTTTGAATGTCTTAGTAATTTGATACTGgataattaacaaatattaaaagtttcATTTAAGTGTTTAATACGTTTATTCAGCATATATCTAATTTTGATTTCAATCTGAACTGCAACTACTAATCATGTTTCTTAAACTATAACAACATAAATGAGAAAGAGTAATTTGAAAtattcaataagcatttttacagtatttttcaaaaaacagtAAAGAATGTAGTGTTCTGTAGAATGACATACTGACACTATTTGAGGCTCTCAAGCAGTCACACTCAGAGATAATATTTAGGATTTTGTCTTTGTATGCAATTCATAAAAAGCAGATGCTATCCACACAGtatagtgttttaaaattactcttttgATCCATTTTCTGCATTTAACAGCagccaatttaaaaatgatatatgccCCAAAAACTGAGAAGGAGGAAACTAACAAAATGTTATTTTgctaagtaaattaaaaaaaaatactattacaGGTACACTTTAAAGGTATATTTATGTCACAATAAATAACttgtattttaagtattttagatCAGAGAAGCAACCTAGATAGTAAACTATAATACTTGGCACTTAGAAAGTGATCAATATATATCTTTTGAGCACTGAAGCCACTGAATAgctgaatatattatttaaagtagGCAAAATGTTACTGTATgtcaaaataatttatgaagtAAGGACATAGTGCCTTCCATAAAAAGCAGCAAAGCTGAAGGGCCAAACAACTAAGTacaattacattttcatttcactaAACATAAAAAAAGTATTGCTTTGAGCTATAATTTAGATATAAAGCACCAATTACActgaaactttttcattttccaacacatcttttttttcaaattcaagcagttttccaaagttagctaaaaaaatattctttttacttgAGAAGAAAGACATATAATTAAATTTAGCATTCAACGtatttgatttttacattttcaatctTTCAAGTCCTGAATACAACTTTGGACAAACACTCTctgttttaaagatttaaatttgatttttgctGTTCTCTGGATTTGAGCTGCAATGACTTCAAATAAATTACAGTAAGTAAGCTAAATAGCAAACctgttttcaaaaaaataacaGTGGGGGATTTTCTTTAGAGAGCTATAACTTCCTTTAGATAAacctaaagcaaaataaatccttaaaaaaaaaaaaactagtgaagAAATTAAGCATAGTTCTTTATATCCCAAGAGAAGTATATATGTTGTAAACATGTTTTCTTCAATTGATGCTGAAGTGCCTTTATTTGATATTcttcagaaaaaacaaatacattaaggactctaaacatatatttttgagTTGGAAAGCAACTAACAACTTAATGATGTGGAAGAAAGGGGCAGTGAGTTTGTAACAGATTTCTCAGAACTTTTCTCGGCTTAAATATCTGTAAGCAAGATCTCAAAGCATGGATGCTATtataaaatacaagcaaaataGTCATCAGATAGTTGTTATAACTGTGCTCACTGGAGAAATTTTTGTTGCCCGCTTGTCAACAGGAAGATGAGTCAAAGTTTTATAAGATTCTTCACAAAGAAATACATAACagataaatattagttttctcaTCCAGAACTTCAAATCCTGGGTAAATCTTAACTACAGGGACAGAAAGGGTACTAAAGTTATTTTCCTCTGATAGCACTGCACTTTAAAGTAAATTATACATTTAGAAGggtttctctttcccctttaccCAGAAAACCTGTATTTATGGAACTCTGAGAATTCACTTTTTGTTTCCTTAGAGTGACAATACAACCCCCTCCCTCCCGCAGACACTGTGCCCacgtttttaacatctttataaaaGAGTAGATGATTTATCTAATCTTCCTTTCCATATTAACTTCcctcaaaggaaaagaagacGAAAAAAGTTTCGAGGTGTGGAAAACAGCTTTCCAGCATCCTAATGATTGGTTCTGAACTTAGAAATGatcttttctaagaaaatatcaaCCAAGTAGCTAGTTTACCAAAACATTGTATGAAAATATAGGTATTATATCCATACATTAAAAGGAACTTAAGACACTACTTTATCAAGGAGTTTTGTCTTCATATTCTACATTTGAAATACCAAAAGTAAATTTGAGGTATAAATCTTAATTATagaattgata
This Physeter macrocephalus isolate SW-GA chromosome 13, ASM283717v5, whole genome shotgun sequence DNA region includes the following protein-coding sequences:
- the LPAR6 gene encoding lysophosphatidic acid receptor 6 — translated: MVSNNSSHCVYDDSFKYTLYGCMFSMVFVLGLISNCVAIYIFICTLKVRNETTTYMINLAMSDLLFVFTLPFRIFYFATRNWPFGDLLCKISVMLFYTNMYGSILFLTCISADRFLAIVYPFKSKTLRTKRNAKVVCIAVWLTVMGGSAPAVFFQSTHSQGNNTSEACFENFPEATWKTYLSRIVIFIEIVGFFIPLILNVTCSSMVLRTLNKPLTLSRSKINKTKVLRMIFVHLVIFCFCFVPYNINLILYSLMRTQTFVNCSAATAVRTMYPITLCIAVLNCCFDPIVYYFTSDTIQNSIKMKNWSTRRSDSRFSEVQGTENFIQHNLQTLKNKIFDNESTI